The nucleotide sequence TCGCCGGGCGAACATCCCTCCAATCTCGAAGCCTGTCGGCTGCGGGAACGTCAGGGCTGGCAGATCAGACCGCTTGCGGTCGAACGCTCGGGGCTCTTCTCAACCGCGAGCCTGCAATCGACGATCGCGGATTCAACCCATGTCCGACTGGCTGCCGTCATCCTCGCTCATAACGAGACCGGAGTCATTCAGCAGGTGGAACCACTTCTCCAGGGGGCCGCGCAACAAGGCTTTGCGGTTCACCTGGATGGAGTTCAGGCGGTAGGCAAGCTGCCCGTCAACTTCCGCCAACTCGGCGCAACAACCCTCAGTTTCGGAGCGCACAAGTTTCACGGACCACGAGGAGTCGGGGGACTGCTGATTCGTGAGGGAGTCCGTCTGACCCCCGGATTCGCGATGGGGGGCCTTCAGGAATCCGGACGTCGGGCGGGGACGGAACCTGTCGCGTTGATCGCGGGAATGGCGAAGGCACTGGAACTGTGGAATCAGGAATCCCAGGAACGAACAGCGTATGTCCGCAATCTGCGGGACACTCTGCAATCCCGCCTGCTGGAACTGGCCGCTCCCGCCGTCGTCAACGGGTTGGAGGCAGAACGGTTGCCCAACACGCTGAATATCTCGTTCCCCGGCGTTGACGGCGAAGCATTGCTCGTGGCACTCGACCTGGAGGGAATCGCGTGCTCGCTGGGGAGTGCCTGCGCCAGCGGTTCCATCGAACCGACGCCGGTCCTCGTGGCCATGGGATTGGAACCCGATCTCTACCGATCCGCGGTGCGACTGACACTTAGCCGCCTCAACACGTTCGACGAAATCGAAGCGGCCGCGAATAAGATCGCGGAAGTGGTGAAGTACCTGCGCTGACCGGCCAAAGCGAATCGGCCGGTCCTGATTCAGCGATCTGAAACAGAACCGGCCGCAAGATTGTCTGTGCCTGCCTCGGCGCACCCGGGAGGCCTGACGGAAGCCACGCGATGCACCTGACTGGTTGCAGGATCGCGATACCCTTATGTCGCGTGCGTCGGGATCTTCGCTTTGGCGGCCCAGCGATCAAACATCTGAACGTCACGTTGCAGGTACTCAAGTGTCTGGAACTCGGATGCCAGTTCGCTGACGACCAGCTTGCTGAAGCCATGGGCGTTCAGTCGCGAGATCACTTCAAACGCAAGTTCTTCATTGAAATGAATCGGCTGGTGCTCGTCCTGCCCCGGCGTGTATCCGGGCATGTGAACATGCTGAAGCTTGCTGGCGAAGCGGTTCAGAAAACGATCCACGTGCTCCAGCAAGGTCGAAAAGGGGGCGTCGTGCAAGGTGAACTTCCACAAGTGCTCGACATCCAGCGTCAGCCCGGGACTGCGCTCGGCCCATTGATCGAACTGATTGAGATCCAGCACGTGATTCTCAATCGCCAGGTCCAGATCGGGTGACAGATCGAGCAGCGCCTTGGCGTACCGGTCGAACATCGGCTGGTGGATGATGATCGCCGTCGCATTCAATCGCTGGTAGAGATTCACCGTCGCCTGCAGCGTCTCGGCTGAGAGGGGACCGCTGTTGGGGAAATGCAGTGCGTAGCGAAAGGGGTACTCGCGGGCCACCTGGGAGATCTCATCCGCTTGGGCGAGGACTGCGGAGTCGAGCCAGAATTCAGCCGCTTTGAACCCCGATGCGAGGGTCGTTTCAAAGGCCGATCGGATCGGGATAAACTTCGTCGCCAATGTCGGCATTGGGATTCCAGATAATGGAGGAATAATAGGGGGAATATCGTGCGGCAGGGTGACAAAGCAAGGTAAACAGACTGGCCCATGATGACCGTCATGAAGAGTCTACTTTAACATAATGAGGCCATCAGGCAGAAGGAGCAGGACCGAAGTCTGCCCCCCTGTCTTGTGCCGGGAACCCGAACCTCCACCTTCGTACAGCAGCGGGTGAGATTCGGAAAACCGAGCCCCCATCCGGCCAAATTTTCTTCCGCAATTCGACTAGCGTCCAACTTTGACATCGGCTATTTTGCGACCCCGCGCATGCATTCTGTAGGGGAAGTGTGCGGCCCCAGCAATCAGTAGGACAAGGAGGTCCGCATGAGCTCAGGGAATACGTCGAAAACAGATTCGCGTCGGCCGCAATGCGACGTTCAGATTCGTTGGATGATCCGTCGGGACATGCCCGAAGTTCTGGATATTGAACGACTGAGCTTTGAATTTGCCTGGAGCGAAGAAGATTTCCTGTGTTGTCTTCGCCAACGCAACTGCATCGGGATGGTTGCCGAACGGCAGGAACGCATCGTTGGCTTTATGATCTATGAACTGCTGAAGTCGCAGCTTCACGTCCTCAATTTTGCCGTCGCCCCCTGGGCTCGCCGACAAGGAGTCGGGACGCAGATGGTCGCGAAGCTGGTGACGAAGCTGTCGCAGCAACGTCGGCAGGAAATCACGCTGGAAGTGCGTGAAACAAACCTCCCTGCTCAGTTGTTTTTCAAGAGACAGGGACTGTCGGCAAACTCAGTGCTTCGTGGTCACTACGAAGACACCGATGAGGATGCCTACGTGATGAACTATCAATTGTACCCCTGCGAAGACCAGATCATTCCCTTCACGCTGCGGAAACAGGCCTTCGGGTTTGACTCCGACGCGGAAGCAGCCTGATCACGCGAGAAGGGGATGACCACTGTCATCCCCTCTCTCCGCAATCGCCTCAACGCCCCTTCGATCCGCCACGGAAGTGCGGACGAAATTCGGGGCGTTGTGTCGTTTCTACGCCCTCAACTCTACGCCTGCACCTTCGCCGGCCAGACCCCACGCCGACCAGTGCTACCGTCCGCAGGGGAGCAGGCCCATCGTCTCAGGGAACCCGGCCATCAGGTTGAAGTTCTGAATCGCAACCCCCGAGGCCCCCTTGATGAGGTTGTCGAGACAGGCAACGATGATGACTCGCCCCTTTGTGACGCGGACGGTGATGTCACAGAAATTCGTGTACGCGCTATCTTTCGTGGCAGGAAGATGGTCGACGACACGGATGAAGGGCTTGCCCGCATAGAACTTGCGGTACTCGTTCAACAATTCTTCCTGCGTGACGGGTCGCGTCGGTGTCGCGTAGATCGTCGCCAGGATCCCTCGATCCATCGGTACCAGGTGGGGAGTAAACAGTACCTCGACACTCTTGCCCGAAGCGTCCGACAGAACCTGCTCGATTTCTGGCATGTGCCGATGAGTCCCCACGGCGTAAGCCGAGAAGCTCTCATTGCACTCGGCAAACAGGGTATTCAGCTTGGGCGTCCGCCCAGCCCCACTGACGCCGCTTTTGGCATCGATAATGATGCCGGTCGGCTCGACGAATCCGCCGCAGATGGCCGGAGCCAGCCCGAGAATCGACGTACTCGTGTAACAGCCCGGATTGGCGACCAGAACGGCCGACTTGATCCGGTCTGCAAACAGTTCGGGCAGTCCATAGGGAGTCGTCCCCAGTCGCGTCGGGTCGGTATGTACGTGGCCATACCACTTTGCATAGACCGCCG is from Schlesneria sp. DSM 10557 and encodes:
- a CDS encoding cysteine desulfurase family protein, translating into MNVSEIYLDNNATTQPLPEVVETVARHLRETYGNPSSRHSLGRKARRVLEDSREQIASILGARPDELLFTSGGTEANNLAVFGLTSHGSGTILISPGEHPSNLEACRLRERQGWQIRPLAVERSGLFSTASLQSTIADSTHVRLAAVILAHNETGVIQQVEPLLQGAAQQGFAVHLDGVQAVGKLPVNFRQLGATTLSFGAHKFHGPRGVGGLLIREGVRLTPGFAMGGLQESGRRAGTEPVALIAGMAKALELWNQESQERTAYVRNLRDTLQSRLLELAAPAVVNGLEAERLPNTLNISFPGVDGEALLVALDLEGIACSLGSACASGSIEPTPVLVAMGLEPDLYRSAVRLTLSRLNTFDEIEAAANKIAEVVKYLR
- the argC gene encoding N-acetyl-gamma-glutamyl-phosphate reductase, which gives rise to MINVGILGATGYTALELIKILVNHPEVKLTALTSRQEGSPHVSTVHPSLTGRVDICCEDLKPAEVAERAKYVFCALPHVASMAVVPEYVAAGCRVIDLSADYRLTDPAVYAKWYGHVHTDPTRLGTTPYGLPELFADRIKSAVLVANPGCYTSTSILGLAPAICGGFVEPTGIIIDAKSGVSGAGRTPKLNTLFAECNESFSAYAVGTHRHMPEIEQVLSDASGKSVEVLFTPHLVPMDRGILATIYATPTRPVTQEELLNEYRKFYAGKPFIRVVDHLPATKDSAYTNFCDITVRVTKGRVIIVACLDNLIKGASGVAIQNFNLMAGFPETMGLLPCGR
- the rimI gene encoding ribosomal protein S18-alanine N-acetyltransferase gives rise to the protein MSSGNTSKTDSRRPQCDVQIRWMIRRDMPEVLDIERLSFEFAWSEEDFLCCLRQRNCIGMVAERQERIVGFMIYELLKSQLHVLNFAVAPWARRQGVGTQMVAKLVTKLSQQRRQEITLEVRETNLPAQLFFKRQGLSANSVLRGHYEDTDEDAYVMNYQLYPCEDQIIPFTLRKQAFGFDSDAEAA